In Archocentrus centrarchus isolate MPI-CPG fArcCen1 chromosome 1, fArcCen1, whole genome shotgun sequence, the following proteins share a genomic window:
- the LOC115789227 gene encoding glycine receptor subunit alpha-3-like has protein sequence MAVCLLFVFSALLEYAAVNFVSRQHKELLRFRRHNKNKSKEVHESRLTSAAAVTSTPSNSKDSKASANNAVTALNTPGATTNTTQNAPGVGGGGKSTEEMRKLFIDRAKKIDTVSRAGFPLAFLFFNIFYWVLYKILRHEDVHKQ, from the exons ATGGCTGTGTGTCTTCTCTTCGTCTTCTCTGCACTGTTGGAGTACGCCGCCGTCAACTTTGTGTCACGGCAACACAAAGAGCTGCTGCGCTTCAGACGGCACAACAAGAATAAGAGCAAG GAAGTACATGAGAGCAGGCTGACCTCTGCAGCTGCCGTGACCTCCACTCCCAGCAACAGCAAGGACTCGAAGGCCAGCGCCAACAACGCCGTGACTGCGCTGAACACCCCGGGAGCCACAACGAACACTACCCAGAATGCACCTGGAGTAGGTGGTGGGGGTAAAAGCACGGAAGAAATGAGGAAGCTATTCATCGACCGAGCCAAAAAGATTGACACTGTGTCGAGGGCCGGCTTCCCTCtggccttcctcttcttcaacATATTCTACTGGGTCCTGTACAAGATACTGCGACATGAAGACGTGCATAAGCAGTAG